AGGAATCAAATCTCGTGGAGTGTATGAAACTCCAGGTGGAACTATTTTGCATATTGCACACCGCGATTTAGAATCCATCACTCTCGATCGTGACACCCAACACAAAAAAGATGAACTCTCGCAAGAGTTCGCTCGTTATATCTACAATGGCCAATGGTATTCCAACCAGATGAATGCTCTACGTGCTTATATGGATTATACGCAAAAGTATGTAAACGGAACTGTGAGAATCAAATTGTACAAGGGAAGTTGCACAGTTGTAGGACGAAAATCTAACAAGTCTCTTTACAATGCAGGACTTTCTACATTTGAAAAAGAAGAATTGTACAACCAATACGATGCAGAAGGTTTTATCAACCTTTACGGACTGCCTATGAAAGAATGGGCAAGGGTAAACAAATAAGATGAAAAATATCGCCGTATATCCAGGTTCTTTTGATCCGTTCACCAACGGTCATCTCGACATTATACGGCGAGCTCATCCGTTATTCGAAGAGATCATCATTGCCGTTGCCATAAACTCCAAAAAAACATCCCTGTTTTCCCCTGAAGAACGAGTGGAAATGATCGGAAAGGTTTTTAAAGGATGGGACAAAATCAAAATTGATTCCTTCGAAGGTCTGACTGTTGATTATTGTAAGGAAAAAAACTCACGTGTGATTTTACGTGGGCTTCGTGCTGTCACAGATTTTGACTACGAATATGCCATTTCTCTTATGAACAAAAAATTAGCACCAGAAATCGAAACTTATTTTTTGATGGCAGACAATGAATACTCTTTTGTGTCTTCCACAATCGTCAAAGAAGTAGCAAGACATGGTAGAGCCGTATCCAATCAAGTTCCGGACATTGTGGGCGAAGCCCTTACCAAAAAATTCTCTATTTAATTTGGAAATGAGGATTCTATGAAAACACGTTCTTCTTTTTTTTATGGATTCACCATACTACTGTTTGGTTCCCTTGGGTATTTTCTTCTACAAGCAGGAACTCTCCTCGAAGCAGCCAAAAATATTGTCACTGTTACCAATGAACACTTGGATACCGAAAATTTTTTCAATCGATTTCACCACCCTTTAGCTCTTCTTTTCCTCCAAATCATCATTGTTTGTGGAGCTGCTAGATTTGTTGGATATATATTTTCCAGAAAACTCAAACAACCTTCCGTTATGGGAGAGATTGTGGCTGGAATTTTGCTCGGACCATCACTGCTCGGTTTCTACTTCCCAGAGACCATGGGATTTTTATTTCCACCAGCAAGTCTTCCCACGCTAGGAACCCTTAGCCAAATTGGTTTAGTTCTTTTTATGTTCATCATTGGGATGGAACTCGATATCTCGGTTCTTAAAAACAAAGCCCACTCTGCTGTTGTGATTAGCCATGCCAGTATCATCTTCCCTTTCTTTTTGGGGATGATTTTAGCTTATTATTTTTATACAGATTACGCTCCTGCGAATGTAGGTTTTTTGTCCTTTTCGCTTTTTATGGGAATTGCAATGAGTATCACTGCCTTTCCTGTCCTTGCTAGGATCCTCCAAGAACGAAATCTCACAAGGACACCACTCGGCGCCATGGTCCTCACCTGTGCTGCGGCAGATGATATCACGGCTTGGATCCTACTTGCGATCATTGTTACCATTTCTAAAGCAGGAAATCTCAACACGGCACTTTTCACTGTAGGGTTGTCTTTTGCTTATATCCTAACAATGATTTATCTAGTAGCTCCTTTCTTGAAACGATTGGGTTCTATTTATATATCACGTGAAAACTTAACAAGAACCGCAGTGGCCCTCATCCTGATGATTTTATTCTTATCTTCTCTGGCAACAGAAGTGATAGGAATTCATGCACTTTTTGGTGCCTTCCTTGCTGGTGTGATTATGCCAGCAGAAGGAAATCTCAAAAAACTGATCGCAGAAAAAATCGAAGACATTGCAGTCATTTTGTTTCTACCGATTTTCTTTGTGATCACAGGACTCCGAACAGAAATTGGTCTACTGAACGGTTCTCACCTTTGGATGGTGTTTGGTCTCGTCATCCTTGTAGCCGTTGTTGGAAAATTCGTGGGAAGCGCTTTTGCGGCAAAAGTTTCAGGATCCAACTGGGAAGATGCACTTTCCATCGGTGCTCTTATGAACACAAGAGGACTCATGGAACTTGTGGTTCTCAATATCGGATATGATCTTGGAATTTTAAGTCCGGAAATTTTTGCAGTTTTTGTGTTAATGGCTCTTGTCACAACCCTCTCCACAGGTCCACTCTTAGATGGAATTCAAAAGTTTTTCTCTAAATCGGAAAAACGAATTCCTACCGAAAAACCTGTCGATCGCAAGTTACGTGTGTTAGTAGCATTTGCCCAAGAAAAAATGGGAAAAAGTTTAGTTCGGTTTGCTTATTCCCTTTCCGGCAACCAAAAGAAAAATTTGGAAATCACTGCATTACACATTTCACCAAACGACTCCTTGTCGAATGAAGAAATTCGCCGTTACCGTGATGCGAGTTTTGAAGCCATTCGCCAAACAGGCTCTAGTATGGGTGTCCAAGTCCAAACAGAGTACCGCATCACTGACAATGTCACTTATGAAATTGTCAATTTTGCCAAAATCAAACATACTGACATTTTACTCATTGGTGCTGCCAAACCTCTATTTTCTCGCAGTTATACGGGAGGAAAAATAAAAGGAATTTTAAATTACTGCCCTGCCACTGTGGGTGTCCTCATTGACAACGGTTTGGAATCTGTTGAAAAAGTGGCCATCCTTTACAAAGGGGAAAAGGATCCCATCCTTGGATTTGCACAAAAACTAACTTCCCTCAAAGGGATGAAGTCGAACAAAATCAAGGTGGAAGACCTAGTACAACCCGAAACAGATCTAAATCCCTATCCCATTTCCTTAAATAAAATCACTGGTTATTCATTGATTCTCATCGACCTGAATGTTTGGGAAGAGATGGGATTTGAAAAAATGGATCTTCTCCCAACTTCTTTTCTTTTGGTTCGTTTTTTAGGCACATAAAGATTCGATTGCTTTTTTCGGTTTCTCCATGCTTTTGGAGATATGGAAAGAACTTTTATCATGCTTAAACCCGATGCAGTGAAAAACAAACACATCGGTGACATCCTTCAAAGAATTGAAAAAGAAGGATTTAAAATCCTAGGAATGAAATTCCTAAAACTTAGCCTTGAAGACGCAAAACAATTTTACGCAGTTCACGCAGCTCGCCCATTTTATAATGACCTTTGCACTTACATGGCTTCTGGCCCAATCGTTGCTTGCGCTCTTGAGAGAGACAACGCAGTGGCACATTGGAGAGACGTGATCGGTGCAACTGACCCTAAAGAAGCTAAAGCAGGAACCATCCGTGCCCTCTTTGCAGAAAGCAAAGAAGCAAATGCGGTTCACGGTTCTGACTCTGTAGCAAACGCACTTCAAGAAATTGCGTTTTTCTTCAAAGGGTATGAACTTAACTAAGTTCGAACCAAACAAACGACCGGTTCTTTAGGGAACCGGTTCTTTTTTCCCGTGTCTATTCAACTTTCCGATATCTTAACCAACTCAAAACAACTCTTTGATACTTTTTTTGAATCCTACACGAAGGAATTATTCCAACCACTTACTCGCATAACGGATGCTTGTTTGTATAGTCTCAAAGCTGGTGGAAAACGAATCCGTCCTATTTTTGTCCTGAATTCATTTTTTCATCCAAACCATTTACCAAAAAAACTCAATTCCAAAGAACATCTCTCCGTTTACTTAGCGGCACTGGCTGTCGAATGCATTCATACATATTCTCTCATCCATGACGATTTACCAGCAATGGATGATGATGACACACGCCGGGGAATGCCTACTTGTCATATCCAATTTGATGAGGCCACTGCGATCCTTGCAGGTGACACACTCAATTCCTTAAGTTTTTATCTATTGTCCTTGTACGAAAACACGGACTCAACTGCCATCCGCGACTCCATACAAATCCTACACAAAGGTGCGGGAATGAATGGAATGATCCTGGGACAAATGGAAGACATAGTAGAAGAAAAAAGTCCGAGTGCCAAGGGTAAAGAATCCAAACTCACATCCATCCATGAAAAGAAAACGGGAGCTCTCATCGAAGCATCCTTCCTCTTAGGCAATCGTTTAAGACCTGATTGGTTAGAGAGACAATCAGTGATCTCCGGTTATGCGAAAGAAATTGGACTTTTATTCCAAATCACCGATGATATTTTGGATGTGGAAGGAAACCTGGCGGATCTTGGAAAAACGCCTGGTAAAGATGCCAAAGCCGGGAAATTGACTTACCCGAGTCTTTATGGAATGGAAACAACAAAAAGGTTACGAGACGAATCCGTATCCAAAGCAATTTCCCTTGTTTCTAATTTACCTTCCTTAAACAATGAATTCTTTTTAGGATTACCGAATTACATTGCCGAAAGAAAAAATTAGACTGGATGAGTACCTCGTTCGCGAAGGTCATGCGATCGATTTAAAGCTAGCACAATCGTTAATCCTTTCTGGGTCTGTACTCGTCAATGATGTAGTCATCTCAAAAGTAGGAACAAAAATCACTTTAAAAGACATTGTTCGTACTAAAGAAAAAATCAAAACCTATGTTTCCAGAGGAGCATATAAACTTCTAGGTGCATTCGAATCTTTTCCGAGTGCCAATGTCCAAAACAAAACCTGTATTGATTTGGGTTCTTCCACAGGTGGTTTCTGCCAGGTTCTTTTGGAGAAAGGTGCCTCACGAGTGATTGCAGTCGATGTGGGGTATGGTCAGTTGGCCCAAAAAATTGCCAACGATCCTAAGATCACAATATTTGATCGCACACATTTAAAAGACTTGAGCATTCCCAAACTAGAACCATTAACACCTGAAACATGGATTACTATGGATTTAAGTTTTATTTCTCTTGTTCCCGTCTTTGTTTCCTTAATATCCCTTTTTCAATCAAAACCCAATATTGTCTGGCAAGGAATTTCCTTATTCAAACCTCAATTTGAAGTCCATCCGTCCAAATTAGAAAAAGGGGTTCTAAAGGATTCGCATCATATTGGTTATACGATTAGATCTATTTGGAGAAAGATCAAAAACTTAGATCCTAAATTAAAATTTTTAGGTCTGGCAGAATCCCCGATCCAAGGTGCAGATGGAAATCGGGAATTTTTGATTCGATGGGAATGGAGAGAATCGATAGAGAAATCTTAAGCAGTAAAGCCGGAAACAGCTTCTTTCAATTGTTCGGAGGTGAAAGGTTTCATTAAATAAGCATAGGACGAGTTTTGGTTGATTCTATGTCTGGCGGTATCATCTAAAAAACCCGTTAAAAATAACACAGGTACAGAAAACTGCTCTCGCAAAGATTCTGCCGTTTCGATTCCGTCTAAAGAACCTTCTAAATTGATATCCATCAAAATCAAATCCGGAA
This genomic stretch from Leptospira meyeri harbors:
- the coaD gene encoding pantetheine-phosphate adenylyltransferase, with translation MKNIAVYPGSFDPFTNGHLDIIRRAHPLFEEIIIAVAINSKKTSLFSPEERVEMIGKVFKGWDKIKIDSFEGLTVDYCKEKNSRVILRGLRAVTDFDYEYAISLMNKKLAPEIETYFLMADNEYSFVSSTIVKEVARHGRAVSNQVPDIVGEALTKKFSI
- a CDS encoding cation:proton antiporter produces the protein MKTRSSFFYGFTILLFGSLGYFLLQAGTLLEAAKNIVTVTNEHLDTENFFNRFHHPLALLFLQIIIVCGAARFVGYIFSRKLKQPSVMGEIVAGILLGPSLLGFYFPETMGFLFPPASLPTLGTLSQIGLVLFMFIIGMELDISVLKNKAHSAVVISHASIIFPFFLGMILAYYFYTDYAPANVGFLSFSLFMGIAMSITAFPVLARILQERNLTRTPLGAMVLTCAAADDITAWILLAIIVTISKAGNLNTALFTVGLSFAYILTMIYLVAPFLKRLGSIYISRENLTRTAVALILMILFLSSLATEVIGIHALFGAFLAGVIMPAEGNLKKLIAEKIEDIAVILFLPIFFVITGLRTEIGLLNGSHLWMVFGLVILVAVVGKFVGSAFAAKVSGSNWEDALSIGALMNTRGLMELVVLNIGYDLGILSPEIFAVFVLMALVTTLSTGPLLDGIQKFFSKSEKRIPTEKPVDRKLRVLVAFAQEKMGKSLVRFAYSLSGNQKKNLEITALHISPNDSLSNEEIRRYRDASFEAIRQTGSSMGVQVQTEYRITDNVTYEIVNFAKIKHTDILLIGAAKPLFSRSYTGGKIKGILNYCPATVGVLIDNGLESVEKVAILYKGEKDPILGFAQKLTSLKGMKSNKIKVEDLVQPETDLNPYPISLNKITGYSLILIDLNVWEEMGFEKMDLLPTSFLLVRFLGT
- a CDS encoding nucleoside-diphosphate kinase produces the protein MERTFIMLKPDAVKNKHIGDILQRIEKEGFKILGMKFLKLSLEDAKQFYAVHAARPFYNDLCTYMASGPIVACALERDNAVAHWRDVIGATDPKEAKAGTIRALFAESKEANAVHGSDSVANALQEIAFFFKGYELN
- a CDS encoding polyprenyl synthetase family protein; translated protein: MSIQLSDILTNSKQLFDTFFESYTKELFQPLTRITDACLYSLKAGGKRIRPIFVLNSFFHPNHLPKKLNSKEHLSVYLAALAVECIHTYSLIHDDLPAMDDDDTRRGMPTCHIQFDEATAILAGDTLNSLSFYLLSLYENTDSTAIRDSIQILHKGAGMNGMILGQMEDIVEEKSPSAKGKESKLTSIHEKKTGALIEASFLLGNRLRPDWLERQSVISGYAKEIGLLFQITDDILDVEGNLADLGKTPGKDAKAGKLTYPSLYGMETTKRLRDESVSKAISLVSNLPSLNNEFFLGLPNYIAERKN
- a CDS encoding TlyA family RNA methyltransferase, whose amino-acid sequence is MPKEKIRLDEYLVREGHAIDLKLAQSLILSGSVLVNDVVISKVGTKITLKDIVRTKEKIKTYVSRGAYKLLGAFESFPSANVQNKTCIDLGSSTGGFCQVLLEKGASRVIAVDVGYGQLAQKIANDPKITIFDRTHLKDLSIPKLEPLTPETWITMDLSFISLVPVFVSLISLFQSKPNIVWQGISLFKPQFEVHPSKLEKGVLKDSHHIGYTIRSIWRKIKNLDPKLKFLGLAESPIQGADGNREFLIRWEWRESIEKS
- a CDS encoding response regulator, encoding MTKKNILIVEDEPFLGLNIKQKIESFGFHVIAVVPSGDEAFQIVSEKVPDLILMDINLEGSLDGIETAESLREQFSVPVLFLTGFLDDTARHRINQNSSYAYLMKPFTSEQLKEAVSGFTA